In the Blattabacterium sp. (Blattella germanica) str. Bge genome, AGGTTCCTGAAGTTTCAACATGAATTCTGTATCCTTTTTTTTTAAGAATTTTGGTTAAATGATATAAGTTCCACATCATGGGTTCACCTCCAGTGATTACAATATTTTTTACTGTATAATTACTAATATGATTAATAATCTCATGAATTGGAATAAAATCCTTTTTCTTAATTTTCCAGCTTTCTTTAGTATCGCACCAGTCACATTTGATATTACATCCTTCAAAACGAATAAAAAATGCAGCCATTCCATAGTAAAAACCTTCTCCTTGAATAGAATAAAAAGATTCTTTAATGGGAAAACTTATCATTTATTTTTTCTATTTAATGCAGCGATTAAAGTATTTTTTAATAACATAACACGGGTCATAGGACCTACTCCTCCTGGAACAGGTGTAAGATAAGAAGCTTTTCCATATACACTATGAAAATCAACATCTCCTAGTATTTTTTTTTCGTTTTTTATACTATTTATTCCTACATCTATAATGATAGCTCCTTTTTTAATCATGTTTCCTTTAAGAAACTCTGGGATACCCACTGCCACTATAATTATATCAGCCTGTTTTGTGTAATGTTCTATATTTGGAGTATGACTATGAGTTAGTGTTACTGTACTATTTCCTAAATGACTTTTCCCACTCATTAAAATACTAATAGGGCTTCCAACTATCCTGCTTCTTCCAATTACTACAGTGTGTTTTCCAGATATATTAATTTGATTTCTTTCCAAAAGAGTTAATATCCCTAATGCAGTTGCAGGAAAGAAAGCTTTCATATTTAAAGCCATTTTTCCAAAATTTTCAGGATGAAATCCATCTACATCTTTTTTTGGATTGATAGATAAAATTATTTTATCCTGATTGATATGTTTTTCAAGAGGTAATTGTACAATAAAACCATCTATTAATGGATTTTGATTCATTTTATTAATTTCTTCCAATAATCTATTTTCTAAACATCCTACTGGTAAATGAACTAAAGAAGATTTGATCCCGATATTTTTACACTCTTTTATTTTGCTATTTACATATGTAATACTAGATTGATCGTTTCCTGTTAATATAATTCCAAGATGTGGAACACGTTTTTTTTGATTTAGTATATTTTTTTCTATTTCCTTGGAAATTTCTTTTCTAATTTCTATTGCTAATTGATTTCCATTTAATAATTTAGTCATCTCCTAATTTCTATTTCTTTTGTTAATTGAAGGAATTCTTGTACAGATAATTCTTCTGCTCTTTTATTTAAAAATGGTATTTTATAAAAATTTGGAATATGGTTAAATAATTGTAGAGAATTTTTTAATTTTTTTCTTCTTTGATTGAAAGCAGTTTTTACACATTTAAATAATAAATCCTTGTTACAAGAAAGAATTTCATTTTTTTTTCTTAAAGAAAGAACTGCCGATTTTACATTCGGAATAGGAAAAAAAACTTGCGGATTAACAGTAAAAAGATATTTAACCTCATAAAATGTTTGAACCAAAACTGATAAAATCCCATAATTTTTTTTACCTTCATGAGATGCAATCCGTTTTGCTACTTCTTTTTGAAACATTCCAATACATTCCGGAATGTATTGATTATATTTCAGTATATGAAATAAAATTTGAGAAGAAATGCTGTAAGGAAAATTCCCAATAATTGCAAAATTTTGCAAATGAATTTCTTCAGGACTCCATTTTAAGAAATCTTTATGAATAATTCTATTTTTAGAAATAGAAAATTTATTTCTTAAGAAAGAAATTAATTCTCTATCAATTTCTATTAAAAAAACTTGATTTTGATGATGTTTTAATAAATATTGAGTCAAAATTCCTAATCCAGGACCTATTTCTACTACCGTATCATAATTTAGGAAAGAAAGATTTTTTACAATTTTTTTTGCTATATTTTTATCTTTTAAAAAATATTGATCAAATTTTTTTCTAAAAATAGACTTATGCATTTGCATTGTGCAAATATAGAAAATATTATTTGTATCTTGCATAAGAATGTATGGTAAACAGGATTTTAGTTTTTCTATGCTTAGAACCTCTTTTATACGAAAAAATAGAGAAAAAGTTTTATTAGGATTAAAAAAACGAAACTTTAAAGAAGAGTACCTGATAGATGAGATATTAATTTTAGATGAAAAAAAAAAAATAGCTCAAAATGTACTTAATAAAATATTAGAAAAAGAAAATTCAATATCTAAAAAGATAGGTCAAATTATAAATTTGGGTAAAAATTTTGAAATAGAATCTTTAAAAGAAAAATCTACTTTTTTAAAAAAAGAGAAAAAAAATGTTAATGTTAAATTTAATAAAATTGTTCAAGCTTTAGAAGAAAAATTAAATCAAATTCCTAATATTCCTGATGAAAAAGTGAAAAATCATTTCGAAAAAAACGATATTCTTTTTCAAGAAGGGGAAATTCATTGTCATATTGAAAATCCTATTCCACACTGGGAATTATCCAAAAAGTTTTGTTTATTGGATTCAAATTTAGGAACAAAAATATGTGGGCCTGGTTTTTCCGTTTATATGGAAAAAGGAGCCAAATTACAAAGAAGTTTAATTAGATATTTTTTAGATAAAAATATACAAGCTTTGTATAAAGAATATAGTTTACCTTATCTGATAAATAAAGAATCTGGATATGCTACAGGACAAATTCCAGATAAAGAAAATCAAATGTATTTCATAGAAAAAGATAATCTTTATTTAATTCCTACTGGAGAAGTTCCTATTATGAATTGTTACAGAGATAAAATATTTACATATGCAGATCTTCCTGTTAAGGCAACTACTTATACTTCTTGTTTTAGAAGAGAAGCAGGGTCTTATGGATCTAAAGTTAGGGGGTTGAATAGATTGCATCAATTTGAAAAAGTGGAAATTATTCAAATTACTACACAAGATTCTTCCTATTTTTCTTTAGAAGAAATGATTCTACATGTCAAAAATATTTTAAAATCTTTAGATTTACCCTTTCGTCTTATTCGTTTGAATGGGCCAGATCTTGGATTTTCTTCTGCTATAACTTATGATTTTGAGGTTTATTCTATAGCACAAAAAAAATGGTTAGAAGTCAGTTCCATATCTAATTGTTTAGATTTTCAATCTAATAGATTAAATTTAAGATACAAAACAATTACAGGTAATATAAAGTCCTGTCATACTCTTAATGGAAGTGCTTTAGCTTTACCACGGATTATGGCTACCTTATTAGAAAATCATCAAACTGAAAATCAAATCAATATACCTAAGGTATTAGTTCCTTATACTGGATTTGATCGTATCAAGTAAAAATTTTTTAATGAATTATGAAAGTGATTGAGCATATATCTAAAGCAAAAAAAACTTTATTTTCCTTTGAAATTTTACCTCCTTTAAGAGGACATGATATTAAAGACATTTTTTCTACTTTGGATCCTTTAATGGAATTCAATCCTCCTTTTATTGATGTTACTTATCATAGAGAAGAATTTATTTATGTAGAAAAAGAAAATGGACTCTTGCAGAGAAGAAAGATTTCTAGACGTCCCGGTACTGTAGGGATTTGTGCAGCTATTATGAACAAATATGGAGTGGATGCCGTCCCTCATTTGATTTGTGGTGGATTTAATAAACAAATGACCGAAAACGCTTTAATAGATCTAAATTTTTTGGGAATAGATAATGTTTTAGTTTTAAGAGGAGATCCTTTGAAATCTGAAAAGGATTTTATTGCAAAAAAAGATGGACACAAGTATGCAGTAGAACTTGTTGAACAGGTTAAAGATTTGAATAGAGGAAAATATCTTGACAAAACTTTTGTTGAGCGAAAAGAATCACCATTATTTGACTTTTGTATTGGAGTAGCAGGATATCCAGAAAAACACTTAGAAGCTCCAAACATTGAGAGTGATTTATTTTTTTTGAAAAAAAAAGTAGAATCAGGAGCTGATTATATTGTGACTCAAATGTTTTTTGACAATAAAAAATATTTTTCTTTTGTTAAAAAATGTAGATCAGAAGGGATTTCTGTTCCCATTATACCTGGAATTAAACCAATTTCTTCTAAAAAACAGTTGAATAGCCTTCCTTCTCATTTTTATTTAAATATTCCTAACGAATTAGTGAAGGAAGTAGAAAAAGCGAAAGATAAAAAAATTATATCTCATATTGGAATTGAGTGGGCGATTCATCAATCCAAAGAATTAAAAAATTTTGGGGTAGAAGTAATCCACTATTACACTATGGATAGACCAGAAAATATTTACAAAATTATTCAAGCTATTTATTAAATACTTTATAAGTAAAGAGTTTCTTTTATGGCATTTATTATCTTTTCTTCATTCGGATACCAAGCTTTGATTAAATTAGGAGCATAAGGAGCTGGAGTGTCTAATAAAGTAATTCTATTAATAGGGGCGTCAAGATAATCGAATGCTTTTTTTTGTATAAAAAACGAAATTTCAGAAGAAACGGATGAAAAGGGCCATGATTCTTCCAAAATAACTAGTCTGTTGGTTTTTTTCACAGAAAAAAGTATAGATTCATAATCTAAAGGTCGTATAGTACGAATGTCTATAACTTCTACACTAATATTTTCTTTATCTAATTGATTTGCTACATTTAAAGCCATTTTCATAATTTTTCCAAAAGAAACTAAACTGATATCAGTTCCTTCTTTTTTTATATCTGCTTTTCCAATAGGAAGAATATATTCTTCTTCTGGAATCATCATTTTATCTCCATACATTTGTTCAGATTCCATAAAAATAACTGGATTATCATCTCTTATTGCAGATTTTAAAAGTCCTTTTGCATCATAAGGATTGCATGGAATTACTACTTTTAATCCAGGACAACTCGCATACCAACTTTCAAAAGATTGAGAATGTGTAGCTCCTAATTGTCCAGCAGAACCAGTAGGCCCTCTGAATACGATAGGAAGATTCCATTGTCCTCCACTCATATAACGTATTTTTGCGGCATTGTTAATGATTTGATCCATAGCTACTAAGGAAAAATTAAAAGTCATAAACTCAATAATGGGTCTACATCCATTCATGGCAGAACCTACACCTATTCCAGAAAAACCTAATTCGGATATCGGAGTATCAATAACTCTTTTTGGTCCAAATTCCTCTAACATTCCTTTAGAGGCTTTATAAGCTCCATTGTATTGAGCGACTTCTTCTCCCATGAGATAAACAGAATAATCTCTTCTCATTTCTTCACTCATAGCTTCTGCTATAACTTCACGAAAAGTCTTTTCTTTCATATAGTATAGGTATCAGTTTTTCATTTGTCAGAATATAGAAAAAAAACAACGGAAAAGAAAGAAAAATCTTTCTTTTCCGTTAAGAATAAAATATCTAGTTTTTTTTAGATTTTTCTTTTTGTT is a window encoding:
- the metF gene encoding methylenetetrahydrofolate reductase [NAD(P)H], whose product is MKVIEHISKAKKTLFSFEILPPLRGHDIKDIFSTLDPLMEFNPPFIDVTYHREEFIYVEKENGLLQRRKISRRPGTVGICAAIMNKYGVDAVPHLICGGFNKQMTENALIDLNFLGIDNVLVLRGDPLKSEKDFIAKKDGHKYAVELVEQVKDLNRGKYLDKTFVERKESPLFDFCIGVAGYPEKHLEAPNIESDLFFLKKKVESGADYIVTQMFFDNKKYFSFVKKCRSEGISVPIIPGIKPISSKKQLNSLPSHFYLNIPNELVKEVEKAKDKKIISHIGIEWAIHQSKELKNFGVEVIHYYTMDRPENIYKIIQAIY
- a CDS encoding 7-carboxy-7-deazaguanine synthase QueE; amino-acid sequence: MISFPIKESFYSIQGEGFYYGMAAFFIRFEGCNIKCDWCDTKESWKIKKKDFIPIHEIINHISNYTVKNIVITGGEPMMWNLYHLTKILKKKGYRIHVETSGTYPIEEKYMDWITVSPKKIKLPLEENYKKTNELKIIISNEKDFLFAEEQAIHVKTTNCFLFLQPEWTNFVTIFPKIISYIKENPKWRISLQIHKMLNIP
- the serS gene encoding serine--tRNA ligase translates to MLRTSFIRKNREKVLLGLKKRNFKEEYLIDEILILDEKKKIAQNVLNKILEKENSISKKIGQIINLGKNFEIESLKEKSTFLKKEKKNVNVKFNKIVQALEEKLNQIPNIPDEKVKNHFEKNDILFQEGEIHCHIENPIPHWELSKKFCLLDSNLGTKICGPGFSVYMEKGAKLQRSLIRYFLDKNIQALYKEYSLPYLINKESGYATGQIPDKENQMYFIEKDNLYLIPTGEVPIMNCYRDKIFTYADLPVKATTYTSCFRREAGSYGSKVRGLNRLHQFEKVEIIQITTQDSSYFSLEEMILHVKNILKSLDLPFRLIRLNGPDLGFSSAITYDFEVYSIAQKKWLEVSSISNCLDFQSNRLNLRYKTITGNIKSCHTLNGSALALPRIMATLLENHQTENQINIPKVLVPYTGFDRIK
- the rsmA gene encoding 16S rRNA (adenine(1518)-N(6)/adenine(1519)-N(6))-dimethyltransferase RsmA, producing the protein MHKSIFRKKFDQYFLKDKNIAKKIVKNLSFLNYDTVVEIGPGLGILTQYLLKHHQNQVFLIEIDRELISFLRNKFSISKNRIIHKDFLKWSPEEIHLQNFAIIGNFPYSISSQILFHILKYNQYIPECIGMFQKEVAKRIASHEGKKNYGILSVLVQTFYEVKYLFTVNPQVFFPIPNVKSAVLSLRKKNEILSCNKDLLFKCVKTAFNQRRKKLKNSLQLFNHIPNFYKIPFLNKRAEELSVQEFLQLTKEIEIRR
- a CDS encoding bifunctional 5,10-methylenetetrahydrofolate dehydrogenase/5,10-methenyltetrahydrofolate cyclohydrolase: MTKLLNGNQLAIEIRKEISKEIEKNILNQKKRVPHLGIILTGNDQSSITYVNSKIKECKNIGIKSSLVHLPVGCLENRLLEEINKMNQNPLIDGFIVQLPLEKHINQDKIILSINPKKDVDGFHPENFGKMALNMKAFFPATALGILTLLERNQINISGKHTVVIGRSRIVGSPISILMSGKSHLGNSTVTLTHSHTPNIEHYTKQADIIIVAVGIPEFLKGNMIKKGAIIIDVGINSIKNEKKILGDVDFHSVYGKASYLTPVPGGVGPMTRVMLLKNTLIAALNRKNK
- a CDS encoding pyruvate dehydrogenase complex E1 component subunit beta, whose amino-acid sequence is MKEKTFREVIAEAMSEEMRRDYSVYLMGEEVAQYNGAYKASKGMLEEFGPKRVIDTPISELGFSGIGVGSAMNGCRPIIEFMTFNFSLVAMDQIINNAAKIRYMSGGQWNLPIVFRGPTGSAGQLGATHSQSFESWYASCPGLKVVIPCNPYDAKGLLKSAIRDDNPVIFMESEQMYGDKMMIPEEEYILPIGKADIKKEGTDISLVSFGKIMKMALNVANQLDKENISVEVIDIRTIRPLDYESILFSVKKTNRLVILEESWPFSSVSSEISFFIQKKAFDYLDAPINRITLLDTPAPYAPNLIKAWYPNEEKIINAIKETLYL